In Miscanthus floridulus cultivar M001 chromosome 5, ASM1932011v1, whole genome shotgun sequence, one genomic interval encodes:
- the LOC136454038 gene encoding xylan glycosyltransferase MUCI21-like, with the protein MAASAKLSVPKGIGGMDKDDVTAAGGKKAGRWGFVQFFFVLAVVLCVLLYAPRVLVLSPYGYSIDVGLFAPTTTSSSSVPLQQRVSGGGNAGGDGGRVREVVLDNEVHSPCSPMRDHTICCDRSSVHTDVCFMSGDVRTDAASLSLLLFPPHQHRHDQARDGTSEEERVRPYPRKWESFIMDKVPEVRLRVVAPRRPEEEEDHRCDVRHDAPLLVMSAGGYTGNLFHAFSDGFLPSWVTVQHLRRRVVLGLLSYNPWWAGMFSEVISGLSDHHVVDLLHDTRTHCFPGAIVGTRYHGILIVDPARLRDNKAIVDFHQMLADAYEKPPPRETTTTTVQQQQDQQRRPRLGIVSRKGTRVIENQAAVARLASSVGFDVDILETADGRPLSAWYASLRACDALVGVHGADLTKFLFLRPGRASLTQIAPLGVSPIAQEDFGVPAARMGLAYEQYEVRAAESSLARKYAADDAVVADPEKAMRGKGWDLVARVYLGGQNVTLDLARFRRTLARMHAHALRQRRPRERR; encoded by the coding sequence ATGGCGGCCTCCGCGAAGCTGTCCGTCCCGAAGGGCATCGGCGGCATGGACAAGGACGACGTCACGGCGGCGGGCGGAAAGAAGGCGGGCAGGTGGGGGTTCGTGCAGTTCTTCTTCGTGCTCGCCGTCGTCCTCTGCGTGCTCCTCTACGCGCCGCGCGTCCTCGTGCTCAGCCCGTACGGGTACAGCATCGACGTCGGGCTCTTCGCGCCGACGACGACCTCTTCGTCGTCGGTGCCGCTGCAGCAGCGCGTTTCTGGCGGCGGCAATGCGGGAGGCGACGGCGGCCGCGTCCGTGAGGTGGTCCTTGACAACGAGGTGCACTCCCCGTGCTCGCCCATGCGCGACCACACCATCTGCTGCGACCGCTCAAGCGTGCACACCGACGTGTGCTTCATGTCCGGCGACGTGCGCACGGACGCCGCGTCGCTGTCGCTCCTGCTGTTCCCACCGCACCAGCACCGGCATGATCAGGCGCGGGACGGCACGTCGGAGGAGGAGAGGGTGCGGCCCTACCCGCGGAAGTGGGAGAGTTTCATCATGGACAAGGTCCCCGAGGTGCGGCTCCGTGTGGTGGCGCCGCGGcgaccggaggaggaggaggatcacCGGTGTGACGTTCGGCACGACGCGCCGTTGCTCGTCATGTCCGCGGGTGGCTACACCGGCAACCTGTTCCACGCATTCAGCGACGGGTTCCTGCCGTCGTGGGTGACGGTGCAGCACCTCCGCCGACGCGTCGTGCTGGGGCTGCTCTCGTACAACCCCTGGTGGGCCGGCATGTTCAGTGAGGTCATCTCCGGCCTCTCCGACCACCACGTGGTTGACCTCCTCCACGACACGCGCACGCACTGCTTCCCGGGCGCCATCGTGGGGACACGCTACCACGGCATCCTCATCGTTGACCCCGCCAGGCTCCGCGACAACAAGGCCATCGTCGACTTCCACCAGATGCTCGCCGACGCGTACGAGAAGCCGCCGCCAcgggagacgacgacgacgacagtaCAGCAGCAGCAGGACCAGCAGCGCCGGCCAAGGCTGGGGATCGTGTCGCGCAAGGGTACGCGGGTGATCGAGAACcaggcggcggtggcgcggctgGCGTCGTCGGTGGGGTTCGACGTGGACATCCTGGAGACGGCCGACGGTCGGCCGCTCTCGGCGTGGTACGCGTCGCTGCGCGCCTGCGACGCGCTGGTGGGCGTGCACGGCGCGGACCTGACCAAGTTCCTGTTCCTgcggccgggccgcgcgtcgctCACCCAGATCGCGCCGCTGGGGGTGTCGCCGATCGCGCAGGAGGACTTCGGGGTCCCCGCCGCCCGGATGGGCCTGGCGTACGAGCAGTACGAGGTGCGCGCCGCCGAGAGCTCGCTGGCGCGCAAATACGCGGCGGACGACGCGGTGGTGGCCGACCCGGAGAAGGCGATGCGGGGCAAGGGGTGGGACCTCGTGGCGCGCGTCTACCTCGGCGGCCAGAACGTGACCCTCGACCTCGCCAGGTTCCGCCGGACGCTGGCGAGGATGCACGCGCACGCGCTGCGGCAGCGGCGCCCTCGGGAGAGGCGGTGA
- the LOC136455578 gene encoding uncharacterized protein encodes MDASLDSKMEMEMVPDYKMKIAPDSEEVVADDVVPDSEEVAADDVGLDSEEVAADSVDLLLSMEGLDSVDPLQSIEDSMESAMLSSEMEEVADSMAADSKVVAPESEEVVAPESEEIVAPESEEIVAPNSLPSGAFICRRCQALSMLSLRISSTADYLIFAVIHGFYEFECEFFIPDVDNIVFDGDQIVLPLDVLKTVEEEAKERRKRKLTAKKAMEDAKAAQE; translated from the exons ATGGATGCCTCGCTGGACTccaagatggagatggagatggtgcCGGACTACAAGATGAAGATCGCGCCGGACTCGGAGGAGGTCGTCGCGGATGACGTCGTGCCGGACTCGGAGGAGGTCGCCGCGGACGACGTCGGGCTGGACTCGGAGGAGGTCGCCGCGGACTCCGTCGACCTGCTGTTGTCCATGGAGGGGCTGGACTCCGTCGACCCGCTGCAGTCCATCGAG GACTCCATGGAGTCGGCTATGCTGTCCTCGGAGATGGAGGAGGTCGCGGACTCCATGGCCGCGGACTCGAAGGTCGTCGCGCCGGAGTCGGAGGAGGTCGTCGCGCCGGAGTCCGAGGAGATCGTCGCGCCGGAGTCCGAGGAGATCGTGGCGCCGAATTCTTTGCCGTCGGGCGCTTTTATTTGCCGCCGCTGTCAA GCGCTATCCATGCTCTCACTGCGGATCTCAAGCACAGCAGACTACTTGATCTTCGCTGTTATTCATGGCTTCTACGAATTCGAGTGCGAGTTTTTCATTCCAGATGTCGACAATATCGTGTTCGATGGTGATCAAATCGTGCTGCCTCTAGACGTGCTCAAGACGGTCGAAGAGGAGGCTAAGGAGAGGCGCAAGCGTAAGCTCACTGCCAAGAAGGCTATGGAGGACGCCAAAGCAGCG CAAGAGTAG